TCATCGCCATCGGCGAGGTTCGCGACCCTCGCGCCCACCGGATCAACGCTCGAACCCCGAGCCGCCGATCCCGCGATGGCGGCGACTGGTACGTCGAACAGCTGCTGATGAACGAGATGTTCGCCGGCGACTATGAGGGTTGGCGCACCTCAGCAGCCCAGGATGTAGCCAGCGGCTTCCATCCGCCCGGGTTCGACCGCCGTCCCGTCTACGCGACGATCGTGCACGAGTTCGGGCACGTCCTCGATGTTGCCGGTAACCACGGGGCCCGCGCCGAAGTGGCCCGGACCCTCGACCGCTACTACCAACAGAACTACCCGCTCCAGCCAGGCGAGAAGCCCCAGGACTGGATGCGGAAATTCAACATCTGGCTGCACCAACTCAGCGAGTACTGCTTCAAGGAAGAAGGCGGGCTGGAACTTCGTGAGGCACTGGCCGAGTCGTTTGCCGAAGTGGAGATCCGCGGCGAAGATGCGTGTGAGCCTGCGAAGGTCCTGTACCAGTTGCTACTCGACAAGGCCAGGAGGCCACAGTGACTCGCCCGACCCGCCCGCTGACCACAGCGGAGAAGCGGCAGCTGTTCGAAGCGGCCCTTCGTGAAGCGGTCGATCGAGGCGTCGTCTACAGCCACAACGGTGTCGACGACGACGTGGATGAGGCGCTGATGGCGATCGCATCCGCCTACCCGCATGTGACCCCTGACCTGATCGACGCGGCTGAACAAGCTTTTGCCGGGCAGCTCGATGGGTCGAACGCCGCGCGCGCCGAGCAGGAAATGCGACGACGATTCGGGATCACCACCGACGACGACGCCTAACCCTATAGTCTTCTCCGCCTTCTGACGCGGAGCCCCAACCCCCACCCTTTAACTCTCGGTTAAAGGTTCTGGGGGTTTCGTCATTTCACCACCCTTTCTGGCCAGGTCGCCGAACGGGTGATTTTCGCGTGTCCAGGAGGCACATTCATGGCCGACGAAGCCACCCACCAGGAAACAACTGAAAACGCTCCGGTTGAGGCTGTTGAAACCGTCGAGGTGGAAACGGTCGAGACTGCGGAAGTCGGTGCCGATGTACAGGGCACCGAATCCGAACCCGCGGCTGATTCCCTCACCGAGGACAAGCCTGCCGAGAAAACCTATGACGAGAAGTACGTCAAGAAACTGCGCGACGAAGCCGCAGCCGCCCGCATCAAGGGCAAAGAAGCAGCGGAACAGGCCGCCCGCGAGGCAGCCGAGAAAGCGCAGCGGGAGCTGTCCGAGCAGATCGGGCGCGCGCTCGGCCTGATCAAGGACGACACCCCACCCGACCCCGCGGAGCTGCTGAAGCAGGCACAGGAACGCGAACAGGCGCTGGCCGCCGAACGCGACGCCGCAGCCGAAAAGCTCCGCAACTATGCACGCAAAGACGCACTCACCGCCGCCGCCTCCAAAGTCGACGGCGACCTGGCGTCTCTCCTCGATTCCCGCTCGGTAAACGCGGCAATCGAATCTCTCGACACTGACGCCGACGATTTCGCTGCCCAGGTGGAAGCGATCGTTTCTGCGGCGGTCGAAAACAACCCGAAGCTGAAGAAGGCGACCGACCGGGTGTCGGCTCCTCGTAGCGGCGGTGACCTGTCCGGCGGCAACGCGGCCCCCAACCCCGCAGCCGAAAAGGACATCGACTACTACCGGCGCACTTTCCGCGGAAACCGCGACAGCGCCTAACGCATTCAAGGAGCCATAAATGGCTAACACTCTGCTCACCCCCAGCGTCATCGCGAAGAAGGCGCTGGCAAACCTGTACGAAAACCTGTGCATGGTCCCGCTCGTCTACACCGATGTTTCCTCGGAGTGGGGCGGCCAGAAGATCGGCTCGACGGTCACCATCCGCAAGCCGGCCACCTTCACCGCACAGACCTTCAACCCGGCCTCGCCGTCGATCACCGTCCAGAACGCGACCGAGACCAGCGTGGCCGTCACCCTCGACAAGCACCGCGACGTCTCCTTCGCGATCACCGCCCAGGACCTCACCCTGCGCCTGGAGGACTTCGACGAGCAGTTCCTGATGCCCGCCTGCGAGGCGCTGGCCCAGGAAGTCGACCGCGCCATCATCGCCCAGGCCAAGGCCGATTTCACCGCCGTCGCCGGCACCGGCACCGGTTTCGAGTGGAACAAGCCCGAAGTGCTCATCGAAGCGGACCGGTTGCTGAACATCCAGAAGGTCCCGACCTCGGAGCGTTCGGCGGTTGTGGGTCCGACCGCGCGGGCGGGCTGGCTGAACAGCGACATCATCAAGCACGCCGACAAGTCCGGTTCGACCGCCGCGCTGCGTGAGGGCTCCATCGGCCGCAACCTGTTCGGTTTCGACGCCTACATGACCCAGAACATCGTGCAGCCCGCCAGCTCCCCGGCCTCGGGTCAGCCGACGACCGAGGTCGGTTTGGCGTTCCACCGGACCGCGCTCGCGCTGGCCTCGGCGCCGCTGGCCCTGCCCCGCTCCAACACCTGGGGCGCGATGGAGTCCTACAAGGGCCTGGCCCTGCGCGTCGTGCAGGACTACGACATGAACCTGAAGTCCGACGTCATCAGCGTCGACATCCTGTTCGGCACCAAGACCCTCGACGCCAACCGCGGCGTGCTGCTGCGCGGCGAACTGGCTGCCTGATCCGCCTCCGCCGCCACCGGGCCACCACACTCAGGTGTGGTGGCCCGACGGCGGTCGACTCTTTGGAGAGTTCTAGTGCCCCACTTCTACAAGTATTTGGGCGATGACCAAGACCTGCTGATCGAGTCCGACGAGCCGCGCCCCGACCTGCTGGAGTGGGCGTACTGGGCCGAGATCAGCGAAACCGACGCCCGCAAGGCCACACCCCAGCCGGAGAAGCCTGCGGAGCCGGTCAAGAAGACGGCCCCGCGTAAGACCGCTCCTCGCAAGGCCGCGGAGGGCGGGGACGAATAATGCTCGTCTACGCCGCCCCCGAAGACCTCGCAGACGGCTGGCTCACCGACCTCCCCGACAACACGACCGCGACACAGCTCATCCGGTACGCCTCGCAACTGGTCAGGGAAGCAACCCGCCTCGACCTCTACGACACCTACCCGTCCGGGCTGCCAGTCGACCTCGACATCGCCGAGGCGATGCGGGAGGCAACCTGCGCCCAGGCGGCGATGTGGCATCTCGCCGGCATCAACCCCGCCGCAGGAACAGTAGGCCGGGAGTTGGCGGTGGCGTCGCAAACCGCAGACGGCGGCAGCGTCGCCTACGGCGACACCATCACCGGCGCCGAGGTCGAACGGTCCCTGTCCACACTGTCGGGGATGGCGTTGCGGATCCTGCGTAATGCGGGGCTGGCGTCGACGAGGCCGTGCACATGGTGAACTACCGGCCGCCCACCTACCCGCACGGTGTGATGTTGACCGTCGTCCGACGCGGAAACACCAACGCCCGCAACTGGGAAGGCGACTACACCAACCCCGCCGAGGCCACACACCAGATCGGGCCGTGCGACCTCAAATGGTCCACCGACAGCGAGGACAACAGCAAGGGCGAGCAGCTGATGCTGTCCGCGCGGGTGACCGCGCCCCACGGCGCCGACGTCTTGGCCTCCGACCGGATTCGCCTACCGGACGGGAGAGAGTTCGTCATCGACGGGCAGGTGCGAGAAACCCCGAATCCCTTCACCGGCTGGTCCACCGGCGTCCGATTCACCATCGCAAAGGACGGCAGCAGTGGAGTACGACGGCAGTGACTTCGACCTCGACAGGACATTCCTGCGCGAGTCGCCTGAGCTGACCGAATTCGTTCACGAGATCGCCGAACAAGGCGCCGATCGGTGGGCGGAGCGCAGCCGGTGGCGTACCGGATTCAACGCAACCCACGTGGAGGCGCTGTCCGGCCCTGGTGAGGACGGCGTCATCGAAGGCGTCACCTACGCCGAAGGGTATTACGCCCGCTTCCGCGAACACGGCACCCGCTGGAACCGGCCCGAGCATGTGATGCACGACTTCATCAAAGACGTGGAGGGGTAGAGCCGATGCCGCTGCCCCCCTACCCCGAGTTCGACGAAGTCATGCGGGCACTGCTCAGCGACATCGCCCCCGTCGTGACGTTCGAATCCGACCAGATCGAACCGCCATACATCTACGTCACTCGCGTCGGCGGGCGCGAAGACGGCGTCGCAGACAACCCCGTCATCGACGTCGAATACGTCGCCGCCACCCGCGCCGAATCCAAGCAGTTGAAAACCGCCGGGCAGGAACGCATCCGCAACGCAGGCAACACAGCCCCCGGCGGGTTCCTGATCGACGTCGCTGAGGAAACCTCCGGCGGCCAGTACATCCCGCCGCAGAACAGGGAACTGCGCGGCGTGACCGCCACCGTGCGCCTCTCCTACCGCAGGCCCCGCGCCTAGCCCTTCACAACCTTCTTCACACCGCCCGCACCGCTCACGGTGACCGGGCTTCTGGGTGTGCCCAACACAAGGAAAACCACATGCCCGCTGCAACTTTCGAGCAGGTCGCGGACTGGAAGCCGTCGCTGATCCGGCGCCCCAACAAGGGCTTCGTCCTCATCGGCGACATGAGCGCGACCATCCCCGCCGCATTCACCTCCGGCGTCTCCGCCGAATTCCAGGACCTCGGCTCGGCCGGCTTCGAAAGCCTCGGCCTGACCGCCAAGGACGCCCCGCCCACCTTCCGCCCCGAGGTCGAGTCCTCGGATGTCGAGGCGTGGGGCGCACTGGAGCCGCCCCGCACCGACATCATCTCCCGCAAGATGAGCGTGTCGACCACCCTGTTGCAGACCCAGCGCCGCAGCCTGGAACTGTACTCGGGCCTGGACCTGTCCACCGTGACCGCTGATGCGACCACGAAGGAAATCCAGTGGAACGACCCGACCGCCCCCGAGACCCGCTACCACCGACTGATCTTCGGAATGGTCGACGGGTCGGGCGCCGACCAGATCTGGATCCTGCGGATCCTGCCGCGCGCCACCGTCACCGAGATCGGTGAGCAGTCGTGGAGCCAGGACGGCTCCCTGTCCTACAACGTCACCTGGTCGGCGAAGATCGATGAGACTCTCGGCTACTCGCTGAAGAACGTCCTCTGCGGTCCGGGCGTCGGCCCGCTGCTCGACGAGATGGGCTTCGAAGCCGTCGCCGCCGTCCCGACCATCTCCTCGCACCTGCCCGCCGGCACGCTCGCCGCGGCCGGTGGCGAATCGGTGGCTCTGCTGGGCCAGCACTTCACCGGCACCAGCGCGGTCACCGTGGGCGGCACCGCCGCGACCGATTACACCGTCGTCGACGACGGCACGCTGGCGATCACCACCCCGGCCAAGACCGCGGGAAGCCACAACATCGTCGTCACCAACGCGACCGGCCCGTCGACCCCCTACCCGGTCACCTACGCCTGACCTCAGGCACCCATGCTGCCGCCCCGCGCGTGATTCCTGGCCGCGCGCGGGGCAGGCACCCCCGTCCTCCCGCCAGGCCCGAGCCAGGAGACACACATGGCTTTCGAACCGATCCGCATGGTCGCCCCCGACGGCCGCACCTTCCTCGCCGGCTCCCCGACCGAGCGTGAACAGCTGCTCAGCAAGGGCTACAAGCTCGCCACCGACCGGGAAAAGCCGTTCGTTTTGTTCAAGGACGGCGAGCACCAGGACCACGTCCACTACGCGCCCGAGAGCGACAACCCTCCCGCGCCAATGCCTGAACCGGCCAAGCCCGCGCTCAAGTTGGCGGCATCCAAGGCCGCCCCCAAGACCGACAAGTAACACCCCCTCTGCCAGGAGAAACGATCATGCCTGCCCCCAAGAAGACCGCCACCGTTGCCCCGGCCAAGAGCCGGTGGGCACAGCTGCGCGACGAAGCCCGCGCCAAGCAGGGCAAGGTCACCCCGTACCTGTTCGACGGCACCGAACCTCCCACCCCGATCTACCCGCCGACCACCGTCGAGCAGGTGACCGCGATGGCCCAGGTCGTCGACAGCAACGGTGACTTCGACGCCGCGAACATTCGCCGCCTGTTCGAGATCATCTGCGGTGACGCCTTCCCCGCCGTGTGGAGCATCGTCCGGGGCGAACCGTTCGACGTCCTGTTCATGCTGGTCGACGACATGAACTCCCACTTCTCCGGCGTCCCCGGTGCAAAGGCCGGTGATCTGCCGGGGGGCGCCTAGCCCTCGTACTCCTCATCGAGGACTACGGGGAAGAGATCGAATACGACCTCCAGCATGTGCTGGGGGTCGACCTCGGCGACTACTTCCGCGGCGACCGACCATGGCCGCAGCTGTATCGGTTCTTGCGGCGGCTCCCGTCCCACGGCTGCTACCACTCAGCGCTCGCCATGAACGAGGAGTTGGGCCGTGAACTGGCCAAACAACCGTTACCGGAGGAGATACCTCCGCCTAGCCCGCTCGGATACACCCTCGAAGCACTACTTCTACTGCGCGTCATCGACCTACTCAAGGAACAGATGCGCGCCTACGCCGCCGGACTCGGCGGCAAACTACCGCCCCCGTTCCCGCCCGAACGACGCCCGATGACCGCCGAACAGCGGATCCGAGACGAGCAAGAAACCCAGAACGTAGTCTCAGCACTCCGCGCGATGGGCATCAGAAGCTAGGGATACAACTCCGATCGGTAGTAACATCTGGCTGGTCGTCACTCGACAACGTCGGTGACACCCACACCAGCCAGGGGGAACCCCGATGACCTACCAGCCACCACAAGGACCGCCGCCGCCCGGGCAGTATCCCCCGCCCGCGCCCGGCCCAGGTAACCCGACGGGGTACCAGCCACCGAGGCCCGGGCTACCGCTTGGCACTCCGATCAATGGCCGCTATCGAACGAACACGAGCATCGGTGATGAGTGGTGGTTCACCCCGCTGCTTGGGGTCGTAGCCATTGTGTTTGTCGTCCTGTGGGCCAATGCCAACGACGTCAGTGGCGGAGGCGTGCTGCTCCTCCTGCTGCTAGCCGCGATCTTTGTGGGTCTCCCGTTCCTGGTCGTACGAGCGCTATGGAGGGTCGGGGAGAAGCGTCCATCGCCCCCGCCGACACCAACACCCCTCTCGCCCCCGCCCGGGTTCTATTCCTCACCAGACGGTGTCACACGCTGGTGGGATGGAACGCGATGGACGGACATCGTTCAGCCACCGCGCTCCTAGCATCACCGCCGAGTCGCTATGTCCACTCCGGAGGGCGTCGAGATGACAGCCTCCCAGTACCTACCGACCCGCTGGCTCCACCGTTCGGTCCACCCGCTTCTGTTGTGCTCTAGGTGCGGGTGATTGATCCACGCATCAACGCTTCGCGCGCGGATCAACTCAAGATCGGATGCGCTGAGATCCGGTCCACCGAAAGGCCACACATCAATCCGTGCGGTCAGCGCGTGCACTGTGATCCGCCCGATATCCTTCCACACGAAGCCGTCATCACTGATCCAGAACGTAACGTCTCTGTCGGCCGGATGGAACGCCGCCATTTCGAGGTCGATGATGCGCCGCAACATCTCATCGAGGTCACACACAACGAACTCCTCAAGCATGAGAAAGCCCCGCGCGACAGCACGACCCGCCACGCGGGGCCTTGAGAGGGTGAGAGAAGGAGACGGGGCTACGCGGCGGGCGCGGGAGGGGTGGCTTCTTTGATCCGCTTGCGAATCAGTTCCACGCCTCGCGGGAGCACGTCAACGGTGTAATGGGTGCAGGTGCCCCACGTGTGCTTGACGAGGGTTTCGCGGGCGCGGAAGTGGTGCGCATGCTCGGCGTAGTGGTCGTACTGGATGTCCCCACACTCGGCGTGCTTGGTGAACAGCAGTCCTTCTTCGACGAGGAACCGCCGCAGGTCGCGTTCCTTCATCCCGAACAGCTTCGCAACCTCACGCACGAGACGCGCGCCACCCTGAGCGACCAGGAATGTGTCCGCGAGATCGGCTTTGGGCTCCAGCTTGGCCACTCTCTCGGTCAACTGCGCCAAGCGGCGGGCCGACACCTCCAGCGCCCGATGGATCAGCTCGTCCTCGGTGAGCGCGGGCTGAACCGAGTAGCCGCCCGTCTTGCGGATCGACGGCAATACCTCAGAGGTGATCCAACGGCGGAAGGCCGCCGCCTCCGGCTTGTCCGACCGGATGACGACCTCGTACATGCCGGACTCGGAGACGATCGTCATCTGCTGCGGTCCGCCCGCGGTTTGAAGGGTGTGCGTCTGACGCACACCCTCATCCAGCCGGGCGGCGACGCGGCCCACAGCCGCGATCTCCAGCACCTTGCACAGATCCGCGAGCACGAACCACGGCTCGCCGTGGATGAGCAGAGTGCGTACGTCGGCGTTGTCGTACTGGAACAGGACGACTTCAGACGTGTTAGCCTGTTTCATGCCGAATCTCCGTTCGGTAGAAGTGGCGACGCCCTGCTCGGCCAAGAGTTGAAGGGCGCCGCCACTGTTCTGCAAGTGGACTACTTGCAGACTACGGCAACGCCTCGAACGGATGCAAGTACTCTACTTGCTTTGGTTCTTCTTCTTGACGATCTGGTACAGGACGTTGCGATGCACCTCCGCCGCCTCTGCGATCGCATCGCGGGGAACGCCGGCCATCATCGCCTTCGCGACTGCCACCCGACGTAACGCCGAATCCTCATCAGCCTTCGCCCTCGACTCCTTCGCTCGCCGCGTCGCATCGCGCACAGCAGCTAGCAATCGCTCGGCCTCCTCTGCGTCAACGTCCATAACGGCAATCATCTCAGACCCTTCGTGTCGACCGTGTTCAACGGCGTCGACCATAGCATGCACACTAAACCACTGCATAGAGACTACGGCGCTTGAGGCGGGAGTCGACCATTCGGTCAGAGCCCATCCGACCGGGCGGCCGCGGCGAGTCGCCCCCTGCCCTTGCACTTGGTTCTCTAGCGGCGTAGAAGCGTCGCTTCGCTGAGGGTCGATGAGAGCGGGCAGGGACGCGGCCGGGGCGCAACACGTGGACGGTGTCG
This sequence is a window from Nocardia farcinica. Protein-coding genes within it:
- a CDS encoding P22 phage major capsid protein family protein, with product MANTLLTPSVIAKKALANLYENLCMVPLVYTDVSSEWGGQKIGSTVTIRKPATFTAQTFNPASPSITVQNATETSVAVTLDKHRDVSFAITAQDLTLRLEDFDEQFLMPACEALAQEVDRAIIAQAKADFTAVAGTGTGFEWNKPEVLIEADRLLNIQKVPTSERSAVVGPTARAGWLNSDIIKHADKSGSTAALREGSIGRNLFGFDAYMTQNIVQPASSPASGQPTTEVGLAFHRTALALASAPLALPRSNTWGAMESYKGLALRVVQDYDMNLKSDVISVDILFGTKTLDANRGVLLRGELAA
- a CDS encoding head-tail connector protein, with translation MLVYAAPEDLADGWLTDLPDNTTATQLIRYASQLVREATRLDLYDTYPSGLPVDLDIAEAMREATCAQAAMWHLAGINPAAGTVGRELAVASQTADGGSVAYGDTITGAEVERSLSTLSGMALRILRNAGLASTRPCTW
- a CDS encoding phage tail termination protein, whose amino-acid sequence is MPLPPYPEFDEVMRALLSDIAPVVTFESDQIEPPYIYVTRVGGREDGVADNPVIDVEYVAATRAESKQLKTAGQERIRNAGNTAPGGFLIDVAEETSGGQYIPPQNRELRGVTATVRLSYRRPRA
- a CDS encoding IPT/TIG domain-containing protein, whose protein sequence is MPAATFEQVADWKPSLIRRPNKGFVLIGDMSATIPAAFTSGVSAEFQDLGSAGFESLGLTAKDAPPTFRPEVESSDVEAWGALEPPRTDIISRKMSVSTTLLQTQRRSLELYSGLDLSTVTADATTKEIQWNDPTAPETRYHRLIFGMVDGSGADQIWILRILPRATVTEIGEQSWSQDGSLSYNVTWSAKIDETLGYSLKNVLCGPGVGPLLDEMGFEAVAAVPTISSHLPAGTLAAAGGESVALLGQHFTGTSAVTVGGTAATDYTVVDDGTLAITTPAKTAGSHNIVVTNATGPSTPYPVTYA
- a CDS encoding DUF2510 domain-containing protein, with the translated sequence MTYQPPQGPPPPGQYPPPAPGPGNPTGYQPPRPGLPLGTPINGRYRTNTSIGDEWWFTPLLGVVAIVFVVLWANANDVSGGGVLLLLLLAAIFVGLPFLVVRALWRVGEKRPSPPPTPTPLSPPPGFYSSPDGVTRWWDGTRWTDIVQPPRS
- a CDS encoding phage antirepressor codes for the protein MKQANTSEVVLFQYDNADVRTLLIHGEPWFVLADLCKVLEIAAVGRVAARLDEGVRQTHTLQTAGGPQQMTIVSESGMYEVVIRSDKPEAAAFRRWITSEVLPSIRKTGGYSVQPALTEDELIHRALEVSARRLAQLTERVAKLEPKADLADTFLVAQGGARLVREVAKLFGMKERDLRRFLVEEGLLFTKHAECGDIQYDHYAEHAHHFRARETLVKHTWGTCTHYTVDVLPRGVELIRKRIKEATPPAPAA